A segment of the Corylus avellana chromosome ca2, CavTom2PMs-1.0 genome:
AAATTCTACTTGTTTACAAAACTGTAAgtactatttagtagactctcatacgattgtcatataattatgatggcgtaacagtaaaaattaatatttagatCAACAAGCacttttaaaagtaaaaatcaaTAACTAATATTCATTGCCACATCTTCGTAATAATATAGCATTTGgtataaatataatttcttttggCTAGTACTTTCTCACCAACTATTGAGTTAAAGCCGGAGGAGAAAATTCAACCACCACTAGATGGCACCGTCATAGACTCATAGGCTCGAGGTCGGCAGGGACTTCGGGTAAACTCATCTTATTTTGACAGTGACGCAACAAGGAAAAGCCGCAATCCAATTTGCTGGAGCGCGTCACATCTGTTTGGCTTTATGCGTAAACCAAGAATCAGCTGGATTTCGTTTGCACATGATGGTAGGCCCATTCCACTCTTGCATAACCAAACTACCATAATGCAACCAATGATTTTGTCTCCTAACTACGTCTACATGAATATTGCCAAAGTTGCAGGTGGTTGGGTAGGAGCTGCTACACCATATAAATGGATACTTCATACTTGGAACTAATTTGCTTGGATAAGTTTCCAATTTGttacaaaaattaagaacactggattatatatatataatttatttcctCTTTCGTAGAAAAACTAAAGAGTCATTCTTGAAGATCTTTTGATTCAACTCTGCATTGAGAATTCTAAATTGTTATGTCCCAAGGATGTGGAAGCCTGTCCTTACGGATCAGAATCCACTACAATTAGTTTGTTTGCATTTCTAACACCACAAGAGAGCATATGTAAAACTCACCTTCTTTGGGCAGCTTAAGGTGTTGGAGTCCACCTGCACAGACATTCGGACACCCTGATTTTagtagggattttttttttttttttttttttttggggtggttttCTCATCCTCTCACACTATATCTGCTCCATTCTAAATACAATTtggccttttattttattttgcttgaCTTGGAAATAAGAGAAAACAACCAGAAGAAAAGGTTGGAAACTATTTATGAATTGGGGATGTGTAGATCAAAACATCGAAGTCGCTGAGAGTCCATTCTGCGATTTCATCTTTGTCACTAACAAAAATTTCAGTACCCACATCTATGGATGTCCATATTCTTCTAGCAGGAGGAGTACCAGGATCCTGCGATAGACATAAACGTATAAGCAAcaaagtaatgctatttagaaAACTGTTATACGACTACCATAcaaaattagtttttgaatCAGTAAGGacttgtaaaaaagaaaaatcaaaagctaaTTTTTTTACTGTCAAGTAATACCAGTCGTATAACAGTTATATAATAgtatactaaataacatttcccTAGATTCATTATATAATGTAGTAAATGAGTAACTAACCTGGTAGAAGTAGAGTCTACTTGATAACCCACCAACATCAAGCTCCCACGTTCTTCCATCACCTACCCATCCCTGTCCTTGCTTGGTTGGATAGCCATACTCAGCCCATATGGGGTGAGGCAGCAACTGAACAAGCTCTTGCGCCTGAGGATTGCTGTAAGGATCACAAGTGCTTACAGGTTGCTCCAAATGTTTTGCATTACCTGGAGCACAGTAGTAGTGATAAGCTTGGTATGGGAAGTGAGTGGTATCATTCCTGTAGATCTTTTTGTCGTCTGGAGTAATATGATATGGTGGGCAACTGCCCAAACTCTTAGGGCTGCACCAAGCTGGAGTGTCAGGGTTAATGATCATCTCACTGTATCTGGTTACATCAGTTAGTACATCTCCATCGCAGGGATAACCATTGTTCTTCCAACAGCTACCAATATCTGTTAGGTAGAACTGGCTCTTGGGCCCTCCTCCTTGTTTGATATCCAAAGTCAGCCTGACCTTAAAATTAGGTGACTCTGGTAGCTGAAATAGAGCAGAAATTGTTACTTGTGGAATTAAAGGAGCACAGGGAAGACAGCAGGCTGAATGCTTTTTCCTCAGTAATTAAGAAACATAAACAAGGCCTGAACTCTCAACTGCCAACTCTGGTTTATTAAGTCAAAGTGTCCAACTGGTCACAAGgtgatataaaattaataattaatgcaTTCTACTTCAACAAATAATCAGGCCATCATGTGCAACAGAGTGTAAGGCACCTCCGGTATAttggaaatatacaagagaaatcaCCTAGTTGGAAGGAGAGTTAACGGAACACATTCAAGATGATTATTTAGTTTAAAGGCATTTAGAGTGTTATTTCAACTTCAATGAAGATGCTTATGAAGTGACAGATGAGAAAccattttttcccccttttctgTTGATTAGTTGGGGATAAAACAACGTCTCACTTCATGGTTTGCAGTGCTCAGCATtaacaaaagaacaaagaaaaaacctaACTCATGCATGCATTTGCAAGCTAAATATGCAGGGCTCATGTGATCTATTGTGACCTTCAGGGAATCTTATTCAGGGTCTCTCTGTACTGGTTAAACCTGCTCTagataaaagttttaaaagcaCAAATTAAGGTCGACTCTATGTTTGACCATGATTAGGTGTgaatttttaattcatattaaCCAAACAACTAATCTATTTAGGACAAAAGGACAATGGACAGATAAACCATATATGCCTTGACCGAACTATAAAGTTAGACCCAATGTAGAATCAGTTTTGGTAAAAATTGCAGGAAGGTCAATTAGCAGTCCAATTACGGGACTCTCTtgtttttaatcaaatgattgatctGCATAAAAAGCAAGGAAATCAAATCTCTATATACGTTTCTGTCATTAAGAAAAACAATGACTCATTTTCTTATCTATCTTGTCAGTAGAACAGATGTCATAATATTACAATGAAAATGAAGACAATTTCCATTCTAGCCTAGCTGTACATTCTAACTATTATAGAGACAAAAAAGCTACACATGGATCATGAACTAATGACttagaaatgataaaaatgattCCAAATAGCTTATACTTACTGTTTTGAGCATTCCTCTTGTGTCATAATGGTAACCTCCGGAGAATCCTTTGGTTGCATCAGCTCTGAGGTACAACATCAACCATGGGTACTTCTTCGAAGTCTTCAGCTTATGACTGAATACCCAACTCCCAAGACCAACTTTCTTCTCCCAAACCACCTCAAAGAAAGAGATTCCATCAAGTCCACCCCTAATATCAGAACCTAAATCATAAGTTCCATTGAAACTTCCTCTCAATGTATCACCACCTAATAGTTGTGTTTGTTGATGATACAATATGGGCTGATTCATACAGCCCTTTCCAAAGCAAGGAAACCTCCCCGGATTAAAAGGAGGCACCTTTTTCCCATTCTCAGGACACAAGCCAGATTTAGTGTCATAGTTACCATTTTTCAGCATAATCATCCAAAATTGCCATGGACTTGGTGTATCTGCAACATGACATAAAGAACCCAGATAGAGCTCCTTCTGTACAGCATAAAGGTCTACATTATTTACAGCTCCCGGGTCCAGCTCCGGGAATGTTTTACCCACCCCAAGCTTGTTATCTGCTTCTGCAACCCTGTGTATCATAGAAAAATCTGCCCATTGTACCAGTATTCATCATCCAAttagaaaacagagagaaaaaaaaactaaacagcAATTATCAAGTAccataagaagaaaagaaatgatgtCATGGGTGAAAATGAGGAAATTGTAAAAGCAAATAACAAATCATGCATTCAGAGCATTAGCAAATAAATGGAAGCTAATAATGAACATGCCCATTGGCCTTTGCCATGATATTCTGCTCATATACAAGGGAAAAGATTGAGTTTCTGACATCAAACAGGGAAAATGATAAACTTAAgaattaaaaagcaaaatacatagaaagaaaaagggcaTTCTGCTTTACTCTTACGTTTTTCTCTACGTTGGTGCTTACTTGAGAGATCAAAACAGTCAGCAGCTCTTGGGCTCCCCATGCCAGGAGCTTCTTCACCAACCTCATTGCAAAAGTTCCAAGCTTCAAAGGCCACCCTCAGTTCATCTCTTTCCATTCCCGGGTCTCCCACCGCTGAGATATGCTGTTTCCCTCTTGCACCAGAAACACTAATCACAACCAAAGTCACCCACAAGAACAGCACGTGCAACTGCTGCTCCATTGCCATTCCCATGGTATTGCTTCACAGACACAGTAGTAGCCAGAAGGGGTATCTTCTTTATACAATTCTGAATGAATTGAGTTGTTGTGTTCTGGTGACTTTGGCCTTTCCcatagtttattttattattatcttgtgCCAGTGAAACATTATGCTCATTTTTACTTAACCCCATTGTCAGCTCTGTGGCCCCAGTTTTTTCTCCCtcgaaacctttttttttttttttggtagtaaTTAACCACTTTATCACAATTCAGAGATTATTAAAGGagcagcattttttttttttttgagaattaattaaaaaaaaaaaaaaatagtgctgCTGCCGTGCTGCGTGGCACTTTTGtaatttacaaaattataaagatGCCATGAAACAGCACTTTTTTCCGGACGAAGCACTTCTAAGAAattccttcattttctcttttgtttttttcttttgaatttgagGTGCTTTGTAGTTGGATTGATTGACTTGTGCAAAAAGCTACACTCATTTGATAAATTTGTTGGCCTTTGGGCCCACCTTAGCTGGTTTCTAGTAGAAAGTTGATGAAAAAGGGTTTTAGAGTAAAGTCTATATGCCTTCAAGTTCggttcattcaatttttttcaaatatgcgTTGAGTTTGCTTATTATTAAGTTAGATATTTTGTTCaagttcaatttatttattttttgaacgagctatatatatatatatatatatatatattaactcgAATCTTAAACAATTTAATTTCGAGTCTATATGCTTGTCTTATAATGTCTATACATTCATTACACAAACAAACCCGCTCATATacacacaaatacaaatacatcTATATCAAAATTTACAGTTACAATAATTAAGTTAtacttattaaa
Coding sequences within it:
- the LOC132170897 gene encoding uncharacterized protein LOC132170897 isoform X2, whose translation is MGMAMEQQLHVLFLWVTLVVISVSGARGKQHISAVGDPGMERDELRVAFEAWNFCNEVGEEAPGMGSPRAADCFDLSNFSMIHRVAEADNKLGVGKTFPELDPGAVNNVDLYAVQKELYLGSLCHVADTPSPWQFWMIMLKNGNYDTKSGLCPENGKKVPPFNPGRFPCFGKGCMNQPILYHQQTQLLGGDTLRGSFNGTYDLGSDIRGGLDGISFFEVVWEKKVGLGSWVFSHKLKTSKKYPWLMLYLRADATKGFSGGYHYDTRGMLKTLPESPNFKVRLTLDIKQGGGPKSQFYLTDIGSCWKNNGYPCDGDVLTDVTRYSEMIINPDTPAWCSPKSLGSCPPYHITPDDKKIYRNDTTHFPYQAYHYYCAPGNAKHLEQPVSTCDPYSNPQAQELVQLLPHPIWAEYGYPTKQGQGWVGDGRTWELDVGGLSSRLYFYQDPGTPPARRIWTSIDVGTEIFVSDKDEIAEWTLSDFDVLIYTSPIHK
- the LOC132170897 gene encoding uncharacterized protein LOC132170897 isoform X1; translation: MGMAMEQQLHVLFLWVTLVVISVSGARGKQHISAVGDPGMERDELRVAFEAWNFCNEVGEEAPGMGSPRAADCFDLSSKHQRREKHFSMIHRVAEADNKLGVGKTFPELDPGAVNNVDLYAVQKELYLGSLCHVADTPSPWQFWMIMLKNGNYDTKSGLCPENGKKVPPFNPGRFPCFGKGCMNQPILYHQQTQLLGGDTLRGSFNGTYDLGSDIRGGLDGISFFEVVWEKKVGLGSWVFSHKLKTSKKYPWLMLYLRADATKGFSGGYHYDTRGMLKTLPESPNFKVRLTLDIKQGGGPKSQFYLTDIGSCWKNNGYPCDGDVLTDVTRYSEMIINPDTPAWCSPKSLGSCPPYHITPDDKKIYRNDTTHFPYQAYHYYCAPGNAKHLEQPVSTCDPYSNPQAQELVQLLPHPIWAEYGYPTKQGQGWVGDGRTWELDVGGLSSRLYFYQDPGTPPARRIWTSIDVGTEIFVSDKDEIAEWTLSDFDVLIYTSPIHK